ATGCCCAGAAAGAATACCTCAGCGGCCCCTTGGCACTGAGCGGCATGGATGCTGCCGTCGCGAACATCAAGCAACTGGTGGCCGCTGCCCGTGCAGCCGGTCGGCCGATCGTGCACGTGCGCCACCTCGGCACTGTCGGTGGACTGTTCGACCCGCAAGGCGAGCGCGGCGAGTTCATCCCCGGGCTCGAGCCACAAGGTGACGAAACCATCATCGGCAAATTGCTACCGAGTGCGTTTCATGGCACCGAACTGCTGGAGCGCCTGCAGAATCTCGGCTCGCTGGACCTTATCGTCTGCGGCTTCATGAGCCATTCCAGCGTCAGCACTACCGTACGCGCCGCAAAGAACCTGGGCTTTCGTTGCACATTGGTTGAAGACGCCTGCGCGACTCGCGACCTGCCTTACAAGGGTGGCGTCCTGAGCGCCGAGCACGTTCAGCACACCGAGATGGCGATTATGGCGGACAATTTCGCCACCCTCGCCCAGACCCACGAACTGATCTGATCACCCCTTCGATGAGCGGTCT
The Pseudomonas lini DNA segment above includes these coding regions:
- a CDS encoding cysteine hydrolase family protein, which translates into the protein MSVPKTMFQLSGRGYAAANLGHATLVIIDAQKEYLSGPLALSGMDAAVANIKQLVAAARAAGRPIVHVRHLGTVGGLFDPQGERGEFIPGLEPQGDETIIGKLLPSAFHGTELLERLQNLGSLDLIVCGFMSHSSVSTTVRAAKNLGFRCTLVEDACATRDLPYKGGVLSAEHVQHTEMAIMADNFATLAQTHELI